From a single Rhodococcus qingshengii JCM 15477 genomic region:
- a CDS encoding MCE family protein — MNWLTVKNPVRNGIICILVGVGVVLAALVVPQLILKVKTNEYHAVFANATGLTQDDPVNVAGVPSGVVTSLAVSGNSVEVTFRLDDGVTLGEDSRADIKISTLLGRRSLDVTPNGSRSLPAGSTIPIENTSVPFTLDDLGRGAQSTSENLDLQQLRNMLTVVSDNSPDDPELIRRSLEGIDALSGVVNDNDVALRSLLTGAQQTTATLIEQKDTLETLLGNADLVMSTIADRRDVLNALVQDLNQLSTTLAQFLGDNQALIDSVMGDIHVVTGVLSENEQSLTTLLDNFAPSVRYVTNATGNGNWLDLNSPSTLIPDNWLCVVGLVQGCR, encoded by the coding sequence ATGAACTGGCTCACCGTCAAGAACCCGGTCCGCAACGGAATTATCTGCATCCTCGTCGGAGTCGGTGTGGTTCTGGCCGCACTCGTTGTCCCTCAACTGATCTTGAAGGTCAAGACCAACGAGTACCACGCCGTCTTTGCCAACGCCACCGGGTTGACGCAGGACGATCCGGTCAACGTCGCGGGAGTCCCGAGCGGGGTGGTCACCTCGTTGGCGGTCAGCGGCAACTCGGTTGAAGTCACCTTCCGACTCGACGACGGCGTCACTCTCGGCGAAGACTCCCGTGCGGACATCAAGATCTCGACTCTGCTCGGCCGACGCTCGCTCGACGTCACTCCGAACGGATCGCGCTCGTTACCCGCAGGTTCGACCATCCCCATCGAGAACACGAGCGTTCCGTTCACTCTCGACGATCTCGGTCGAGGAGCACAATCCACGTCGGAAAACCTTGATCTGCAACAACTGCGAAACATGCTGACCGTGGTGTCCGACAACTCACCGGACGATCCCGAACTCATTCGCCGCTCACTCGAGGGAATCGACGCACTCTCCGGAGTAGTCAACGACAACGACGTTGCGCTCCGTTCCCTTCTCACCGGAGCGCAGCAGACGACCGCAACACTGATCGAGCAGAAGGACACTCTGGAAACCCTTCTGGGGAATGCGGATCTGGTGATGTCCACGATCGCCGACCGGCGAGATGTGCTGAATGCGCTTGTACAAGACCTGAATCAGTTGAGCACCACACTTGCCCAGTTCCTGGGCGACAACCAGGCTTTGATCGACTCGGTCATGGGAGACATCCACGTGGTGACGGGAGTTCTGTCCGAAAACGAACAATCACTGACCACACTGCTCGACAACTTCGCCCCCAGCGTCCGCTACGTCACCAACGCGACCGGTAACGGCAACTGGCTCGACCTCAACTCGCCCTCCACCCTCATCCCGGACAACTGGTTGTGCGTCGTCGGGCTCGTTCAGGGGTGTCGATGA
- a CDS encoding MCE family protein yields the protein MGTQTSRTRADRMIVTNSSRITLALRGLLAVVILILAYVFLFSRGTDSTGSTPQVSAVVPASAGALRVGSSVQYRGVVVGAVAEIEPGTTASTVSLAIDEGAFEDIPSTSQVRLMPRNIFGDFFVDLIQPDGLSRGPALVPGTELVSDQSEVAVQLYQSISRIYSLVSSLDPADINVALTAVSDALSGKGNQIGESLDSVHQALVGAQPVIDGLGDDLDDIATLADSLSTSAPDMLAAFENSITTSKTVVEKSDGLAGLLRAGTSTGAAATSLIGDNRDRMITLVDDADSLTGAITSRPDHITTFYNGLRNLTIKLPPALAHGPWLSTDLRLSVTDLYPYGKTDCPRYDGTRGPNCPAAATAFGGTVGPVGSPAEQSLILALTQGGTALDTLVAGPVFRGTTVVGG from the coding sequence GTGGGGACTCAAACCTCACGTACCCGGGCTGACCGGATGATCGTCACGAATTCCAGCCGAATCACCCTGGCACTGCGGGGTTTACTCGCCGTGGTCATCCTGATCCTCGCCTACGTCTTCTTGTTCAGCAGAGGTACGGACTCCACCGGTTCCACACCGCAGGTCAGTGCTGTCGTCCCCGCCAGTGCCGGTGCGCTGCGAGTCGGATCCTCGGTACAGTACCGCGGCGTCGTCGTCGGCGCTGTGGCCGAGATCGAGCCGGGCACCACCGCTTCGACTGTCTCACTCGCGATCGACGAGGGAGCGTTCGAGGACATACCGTCGACAAGTCAGGTGCGACTGATGCCCCGCAACATCTTCGGTGACTTCTTCGTAGACTTGATTCAACCTGACGGACTCTCGCGTGGTCCTGCTCTCGTGCCGGGTACCGAATTGGTATCCGATCAGTCCGAAGTCGCGGTCCAGCTCTACCAATCGATCTCACGGATCTACTCGCTCGTTTCTTCCCTCGACCCCGCCGACATCAACGTCGCACTCACGGCAGTCTCGGACGCGTTGAGCGGCAAGGGAAACCAGATCGGCGAATCGCTCGATTCAGTCCACCAAGCGTTGGTCGGTGCGCAGCCCGTCATCGACGGACTCGGTGACGACCTCGACGACATAGCCACCCTCGCCGACAGTCTCTCGACGAGTGCGCCGGACATGCTCGCCGCATTCGAGAACTCCATCACCACATCCAAGACCGTCGTCGAGAAATCCGACGGGTTGGCGGGGCTTCTGCGTGCCGGCACCAGCACGGGAGCTGCTGCCACGAGTCTGATCGGTGACAATCGCGACCGCATGATCACCTTGGTCGACGACGCCGATTCCCTGACCGGCGCAATCACTTCGCGGCCGGACCACATCACCACCTTCTACAACGGCCTGCGCAATCTCACGATCAAGCTCCCGCCCGCGTTGGCGCATGGTCCGTGGCTCAGCACCGATCTACGGCTGTCCGTCACAGATCTGTATCCGTACGGAAAGACCGACTGCCCACGGTACGACGGAACACGCGGACCCAACTGTCCTGCCGCCGCGACCGCGTTCGGCGGAACCGTCGGCCCGGTCGGCAGCCCTGCCGAACAGTCCCTGATCTTGGCTCTCACCCAGGGCGGTACAGCTTTGGACACTCTCGTGGCGGGGCCGGTATTTCGCGGCACGACGGTGGTGGGCGGATGA
- a CDS encoding MCE family protein has protein sequence MSVKKSLIRFGLFAALSILATVVVVSTLINPVSGSSSQYRAVFVNASGLVTGSDVQIAGVRVGRVDSVELVNNQAVVGFELESAQRIPSDGRAVVRYADLLGARTISIEPGQAERATGNYLSPGATIPVEQTQPAIDLTDILGGFRPLFDALDPAEVNELAAQVVQVFQGQGSTIESLLERTVAVTENLTSRDAILDQLLNNLDRVLTVTTTNRPNFVEMINTLDTLVGGLAQDRQQISAAVDSAGALTSSLQDLVTRVEPDLAGALTSIDQSARVVVDNRESLATGITAFDQLFTQLGIAMSYGSWANIYICNFRLSALDQSVTLGGPERSAVCR, from the coding sequence ATGAGCGTGAAGAAATCTCTGATCAGGTTCGGACTGTTTGCTGCACTGTCGATTCTCGCCACCGTGGTTGTGGTGAGCACCCTGATCAACCCAGTCTCCGGGTCGAGTTCGCAGTACCGGGCCGTCTTCGTCAATGCCTCCGGCCTGGTCACCGGCAGCGATGTTCAGATCGCCGGGGTGCGAGTAGGGCGCGTCGACAGCGTCGAGTTGGTGAACAACCAAGCCGTCGTCGGCTTCGAACTCGAATCTGCACAACGTATTCCGTCCGACGGTCGCGCTGTGGTGAGGTACGCAGACCTGTTGGGAGCGCGAACAATTTCGATCGAACCCGGACAGGCCGAACGCGCAACAGGCAACTACCTCTCCCCCGGGGCCACAATTCCCGTGGAACAGACTCAGCCGGCGATCGACCTCACCGACATCCTCGGCGGATTCCGTCCCCTGTTCGACGCACTTGACCCCGCAGAAGTCAACGAACTTGCCGCACAGGTCGTCCAGGTATTCCAAGGACAAGGTTCCACCATCGAAAGCCTGCTGGAGCGCACTGTTGCCGTCACCGAGAACTTGACGTCCCGGGACGCGATCTTGGACCAACTACTGAACAACCTCGACCGGGTCCTTACCGTGACCACGACGAATCGACCCAACTTCGTCGAGATGATCAACACGCTCGACACACTGGTCGGCGGTTTGGCACAGGACCGCCAACAGATCTCGGCCGCAGTGGATTCCGCAGGCGCCCTGACTTCTTCACTTCAGGACTTGGTGACGCGCGTGGAACCGGACTTGGCTGGCGCGCTGACTTCGATCGATCAGTCGGCTCGCGTCGTCGTCGACAATCGTGAGTCGCTGGCGACCGGTATCACCGCTTTCGATCAACTGTTCACCCAGTTGGGGATCGCGATGAGCTACGGAAGCTGGGCGAACATCTACATCTGCAACTTCCGGCTCAGCGCGCTGGACCAATCGGTGACCCTCGGCGGCCCCGAGCGTTCGGCGGTGTGCCGATGA
- a CDS encoding MlaD family protein, whose amino-acid sequence MKNRTVYFEIAAFLLIAVVSTTYVLRQVGAGDPFTGTFSVIVELENAAGIAPGSEVAYRGVTVGDVESVEVDSAQDLVVMTLSIAADKQIPNDSHVAISQDTAVPVLKVQLSSQTDGGPYLVEGSVVPTERTSIPVALGTVIANFNAAADTVDPADLRTLSHELGEGLNGLGPDLQALVDNFDVLARTVQSDQPRVNTLVENSRSLFTANEENVDALPEVALTLRQLTDQVRNSDPQLRTLLDRSPSVLDNQILPLIEQSREPFSLLLANSLVSTQIVTARMPAVDALLVVVPKGFEKFGSIVKDGRAQLDLITALGPVCIYDTPRRSVQDTSPTTLDKNQHCADQSGRIQNRGSQNVPTGTGTIDGVAEYDPALGTVAAGDGTSIRLGLNGGQNTVLGDNSFAALLVQGTQ is encoded by the coding sequence ATGAAGAACCGAACCGTCTATTTCGAGATCGCCGCCTTTCTCCTCATCGCGGTGGTCAGCACGACGTACGTACTCCGGCAAGTCGGTGCCGGAGATCCGTTCACCGGAACCTTCTCGGTCATCGTCGAATTGGAGAACGCGGCCGGAATCGCTCCCGGTTCGGAAGTGGCCTATCGCGGAGTCACCGTCGGCGACGTCGAGTCGGTGGAGGTGGACTCTGCCCAGGACCTCGTCGTGATGACGTTGAGCATCGCCGCCGACAAACAGATCCCCAACGATTCGCATGTGGCCATCAGCCAGGACACCGCCGTTCCGGTATTGAAAGTTCAGTTGTCCTCGCAGACCGACGGCGGCCCGTATCTGGTTGAAGGTTCCGTCGTTCCGACTGAGCGCACTTCGATCCCGGTCGCGTTGGGAACCGTGATTGCGAATTTCAACGCTGCTGCCGACACCGTCGATCCGGCAGACCTGCGAACCCTCTCGCACGAACTCGGCGAGGGATTGAACGGATTGGGTCCGGATCTGCAGGCGCTCGTCGACAACTTCGACGTGCTCGCGCGCACTGTCCAATCCGATCAACCGCGTGTCAACACACTCGTCGAGAACTCGCGCTCACTGTTCACTGCGAACGAGGAAAATGTTGACGCTCTTCCCGAAGTTGCACTCACACTTCGCCAATTGACAGATCAGGTACGAAACTCCGATCCGCAACTGCGCACACTCCTCGATCGAAGCCCGAGTGTTCTCGACAATCAGATACTGCCTCTCATCGAACAGAGTCGTGAGCCGTTCAGTCTGCTGTTGGCCAATTCTCTCGTCTCCACTCAGATCGTCACTGCACGGATGCCCGCCGTCGATGCCTTGTTGGTGGTGGTGCCCAAAGGATTCGAGAAGTTCGGAAGTATCGTCAAAGACGGACGGGCACAGCTTGATCTGATCACAGCACTCGGCCCGGTCTGTATCTACGACACGCCCCGGCGATCGGTACAGGACACCTCACCGACCACGCTCGACAAGAACCAACACTGCGCGGACCAGTCGGGCCGGATTCAGAATCGCGGATCGCAGAACGTCCCCACCGGAACTGGAACGATCGACGGGGTTGCTGAATACGATCCTGCCCTCGGAACGGTCGCAGCCGGTGACGGAACGTCGATTCGTCTGGGCCTCAACGGTGGTCAGAACACCGTTCTCGGTGACAACTCGTTTGCCGCACTACTAGTACAAGGAACGCAATGA
- a CDS encoding MCE family protein, protein MASNKSVVSVVVALVIAAPLTGCSLNFQHLPLGRGLPGESYPLNMEFVDASLLPVGGEVRIGQAVVGRVMSMSAQTFAAVVHTEIASDIELPVGTRARIELSTPIGDAFVNLEVPVDPAGPILEPGSTIERSETVRGPDVAQLLGAVGTLLNGSGLAQVKNIVSEADQILDGREETIRDLLARLDTFLGTLDDRKESINSALDSLNRLSALIGDESATIDEGLRTLTPALGVIADQRQPLLDLLDETDRLSTATNSVLDQSADQISEITGRLSPILDQFSAMGPTLGETMANLDNARVLLERASPGDYVNIDLDVDVEGTVTGVLNEIIPGAAPPLPPLPASDRELPITTPLQGGTR, encoded by the coding sequence ATGGCGTCGAACAAGTCCGTAGTGAGCGTTGTCGTGGCACTTGTCATCGCGGCGCCATTGACCGGCTGCAGTCTCAACTTCCAGCACCTCCCCCTCGGACGCGGTCTGCCAGGAGAGTCGTACCCGCTGAACATGGAATTCGTCGACGCGTCGTTACTTCCCGTCGGCGGTGAGGTGCGGATCGGCCAGGCAGTGGTCGGCAGAGTCATGTCGATGAGCGCGCAAACCTTTGCAGCCGTGGTACATACCGAAATCGCGTCGGACATCGAACTACCTGTCGGCACCCGCGCTCGGATCGAACTGTCGACCCCGATCGGCGATGCGTTCGTCAACCTCGAAGTTCCGGTCGATCCAGCGGGCCCCATTCTCGAACCGGGTTCCACCATCGAGCGATCGGAGACCGTGCGCGGACCCGATGTCGCACAACTGCTCGGCGCCGTCGGAACTCTGTTGAACGGCAGTGGGTTGGCGCAGGTCAAGAACATCGTCAGTGAGGCTGATCAGATTCTCGACGGCAGGGAGGAGACGATCCGCGATCTGCTTGCACGCCTTGACACTTTTCTCGGAACACTTGACGACCGAAAGGAATCGATCAATTCGGCACTGGATTCACTGAACCGGCTCAGCGCTCTGATCGGAGACGAGAGCGCCACCATCGACGAAGGCTTGCGCACACTCACACCCGCATTGGGCGTGATCGCCGACCAACGACAACCGCTCCTCGATCTACTCGACGAAACCGATCGGCTCAGTACCGCAACCAATTCCGTACTCGACCAGTCGGCCGACCAGATTTCCGAGATCACCGGACGACTGTCACCCATCCTCGACCAGTTCTCGGCAATGGGCCCGACACTGGGTGAGACGATGGCCAACCTGGACAACGCAAGAGTGCTCCTCGAGCGTGCCAGCCCAGGCGATTACGTGAACATCGACCTCGACGTCGATGTCGAGGGCACCGTGACCGGAGTGCTCAACGAGATAATCCCGGGCGCCGCACCGCCACTGCCACCTCTGCCCGCCTCCGATCGGGAACTGCCGATCACGACACCCCTGCAAGGAGGAACGCGATGA
- a CDS encoding MCE family protein, whose amino-acid sequence MTTTVKKLAVLAAIVICAIGAVLFVTRDEHRLTLTAEFTSTDAIFTGNTVTILGVPSGRVESVTPEGSRVRVALSLPSGTRIPADAQAWVLSPSVISDRTIELGPGYEDGEFLTDGAVIPLERTHSPLTWDQLTASVNELTVALGPGADGGGIGDLIGEGAHALDGNGQAFNDAVRSISQASSVLAGASPDISELVKNLNTLVQLIADNQTKVDSLSNSVTVTARTFSAQREDISGALDSLTTLLGQVSALLAEHGEAVTADLGTLAQLAGAVATKQDQLREIIETAPTGFENVANLVTEEGRARARLNVATDLSQFDTTRELCEKMPIPLCTGPGIVNPIEFPSAGSSDLARILGGGN is encoded by the coding sequence ATGACCACGACCGTCAAGAAACTCGCCGTGCTGGCAGCGATTGTGATCTGCGCGATCGGTGCCGTCCTGTTCGTCACGCGTGACGAACACAGACTCACTCTCACCGCCGAATTCACCTCGACCGACGCTATCTTCACCGGGAACACAGTGACGATTCTGGGAGTTCCCAGCGGGAGGGTCGAGAGCGTCACGCCGGAAGGGTCCCGGGTACGAGTGGCGCTGAGCCTGCCATCCGGAACACGTATACCCGCCGACGCGCAGGCCTGGGTCCTGTCTCCCTCGGTCATCAGTGACCGCACGATCGAACTCGGGCCCGGCTACGAGGACGGTGAGTTCCTCACCGACGGCGCGGTGATCCCTCTCGAACGCACTCACTCCCCGCTGACGTGGGACCAACTCACCGCATCGGTGAACGAATTGACGGTGGCGCTCGGCCCTGGCGCCGACGGCGGCGGGATCGGTGACCTCATCGGAGAAGGCGCCCACGCGTTGGACGGCAACGGGCAAGCATTCAACGATGCCGTTCGGTCCATCTCACAGGCCAGTTCGGTACTGGCGGGTGCAAGTCCCGACATCTCCGAACTGGTGAAGAACCTGAACACCCTCGTGCAGTTGATCGCGGACAACCAGACCAAGGTCGACTCCCTGTCGAACTCGGTGACAGTCACCGCCCGCACGTTCAGCGCCCAGCGAGAAGACATCAGCGGGGCGCTCGATTCCCTGACCACGTTGCTCGGACAGGTCTCAGCGCTACTCGCCGAACACGGCGAGGCGGTCACCGCCGATCTGGGTACGCTCGCACAGTTGGCCGGTGCAGTCGCGACCAAACAGGATCAACTGCGCGAGATCATCGAAACGGCACCAACGGGATTCGAGAACGTCGCCAACCTCGTCACCGAAGAAGGCCGAGCCAGAGCACGATTGAACGTCGCCACCGATCTCTCACAGTTCGACACGACGCGAGAACTGTGCGAGAAGATGCCGATACCGCTGTGCACAGGGCCGGGAATCGTCAATCCCATCGAATTTCCTTCGGCAGGCAGCTCCGACCTGGCACGCATCCTCGGTGGGGGCAACTGA
- a CDS encoding A/G-specific adenine glycosylase, which yields MAVESSVLLKWYSETARDLPWRREGVSAWQILMSEIMLQQTPVVRVAPIWEEWVERWPVPSAMAASSQAEVLRAWGKLGYPRRALRLHECAGVLAAEHGDVVPEDVDTLLSLPGIGSYTARAVACFAYGQRVPVVDTNVRRVVARAVHGNAEPGNPSNTRDLADVAALLPRTRARAATYSAALMELGALICTARNPNCENCPLPNCAWVASGKPAHTGPPKKVQKFAGTDRQVRGKLMAVLRESHRPVERAQLDIVWPADPGQRDRALHSLLVDGLVEQTDDGLFALAGEGTA from the coding sequence GTGGCAGTGGAATCTTCGGTGCTGCTGAAGTGGTACTCCGAGACGGCTCGCGACCTGCCGTGGCGACGCGAGGGCGTCAGTGCCTGGCAGATCCTGATGAGCGAGATCATGCTCCAGCAGACGCCGGTGGTGCGCGTTGCGCCAATCTGGGAAGAGTGGGTCGAGCGCTGGCCGGTGCCGTCGGCGATGGCAGCGTCGAGCCAGGCAGAGGTGCTTCGCGCGTGGGGCAAACTCGGTTATCCACGACGCGCGCTGCGGTTACACGAATGCGCGGGCGTCCTGGCTGCCGAGCACGGTGACGTGGTCCCGGAAGACGTCGATACCTTGCTCTCGCTACCGGGAATCGGTTCGTACACCGCCCGCGCCGTCGCGTGTTTCGCCTACGGACAGCGAGTGCCTGTGGTGGACACCAACGTACGACGCGTAGTTGCGCGAGCCGTCCACGGCAATGCGGAACCCGGGAACCCGTCCAACACGCGAGACCTCGCCGACGTCGCGGCGCTGCTGCCGAGGACGCGTGCGCGCGCCGCCACCTACAGCGCAGCTCTCATGGAACTCGGTGCACTGATCTGCACGGCGCGGAACCCGAACTGCGAGAACTGCCCTTTGCCGAACTGCGCGTGGGTCGCTTCGGGCAAACCGGCACACACCGGACCACCCAAGAAGGTGCAGAAGTTCGCGGGCACAGATCGCCAGGTTCGTGGAAAATTGATGGCCGTTCTTCGCGAGAGTCACCGTCCGGTCGAGCGCGCGCAACTCGACATCGTCTGGCCGGCCGATCCGGGTCAGCGTGACCGTGCGTTGCATTCACTGCTGGTCGACGGACTGGTCGAGCAGACCGACGACGGCCTGTTTGCGCTGGCCGGAGAGGGTACGGCTTAG